From Paenibacillus sp.:
GCCGGCGGCATCGTTTCCCTCGTGAAATTCGTAAACGCAAGAAGAATCATAAATACGATCGGCATCACCGTGAAAAACAAGACACCCAGCAGCGGAATCGCAACGGCGATCTGGGCAAACCGGTAATCGGCTACATAACGCAAAGTCATCTTGAAGGTGTGCGGCACCCTGCCTTGCTCGCGAAGTTTGCCGATCTTGTAAGCATCTTTGATGTTAAGGGCGTAACACCAAAGGATGACGAGCAGGATAAAGACGGTGATCAAACCTTCGATCAACAGGAAGATCGAATGATCGCCCATGATCTGTTGATACATTTTTCCGACCTTCTTCATTTGCGTCTCGGTTTCGCCAAGCGTCGCAAGCGACCAAACGGCGTGCGGCAGACGGAAAAGCGCGGTGTATATACCGAAAACATGAACCGCAAGCATTAGAATGCCTTTGATGAGCTGACGATTGTACATTTGCCCCAATCCCATTGCCAAAACCGATAACGCCACAGCGTTTCTTCCATGTTGATGCATGCTTTGCCGCCTGATGCCGTAATCGTTATGCCGCTGCTTGACTGCCGTTTGTCTCACTTGCTTCAACTCCTATCCGATCTCCAATAATTTCTCGATCCACCGAAAAAAATCGTTCCTGAACCGTTCCGCGTCGACCTGCACGCATATTCGGGCCGTCGGCTCCGCCGGGCTCGTCCGAGAGAGATCCTCCGTCGTTCGACCCAACGCATCCGGTTCCAAATCCACTTTGAGAAACATCGGCACGGTGCCGACCAACGAGGGAGCTTTGGCGACGCCTACCGCAAGTGGATCGTGGAGAGCGCAGCCGTTCATGTAGGGATGAAATCTTTTGTATGACTTTATGTAGAAATCCGTGAATTCTCCGAACAACGTGCTTGCTTTCGTCCCGATGTTTCTCCATCTCAGCAAATCTTCTTCGGTCAGCAATGCTTTTCGGGTCACGTCGAGGCTGACCAACGTAATGGGAAGCGCGGATGCGAACACCAGATCGGCGGCTTCCGGGTCGACGTACATATTCGCTTCCGCAAACTTGCTCACGTTTCCGGGGGAAAGAACGGCACCGCCCATGATGACGACGTTGCCGATCATTCCGATGATCGCAGGATCTTTCGCAATCGCCTGGGCGAGATTGGTGAGCGGCCCCGTCGTAACGAGCGTAAGATTCCGCTTATGCAGGCGGGCTTGTCGGATTATAAAATCCACTGCGCTCTCCGGAGAAACGTCGGCGGCCGCCGCGCCGCCCAGCGTGTCTCCTAAACCATCTTGCCCATGGAAATCGGCGAAATATTGCGGCGAGCGTTGAAGCGGTCGGTCCGCGCCCATATAGACCGGCGTATTGCCTCGAAATAAATCGACAATAAACTTGGTATTGCGAAAGGTGCAGTGTACCGGGGCCATTCCATAGGAGACGGTGATCCCGAGCAGCTCGATTTCGGGGGAAGCCAACGCATAGGCGATCGCTAATGCGTCGTCAATCCCCGTGTCTACATCCAAAACCATTTTTACGTTCATACATAACTCCATTCCCGTTTTCATGCGGAGCTCGATCTCCCAGAATGAATGTAAATCAATTTACATAAAAGTGATATAAAGTTACATGAAAATGTATGTTGATTTACAATATAAGGGGGTCGCATCGCTTTGTCAACGGTAATTTAGGTTTTTTAGGAGGGGTAGACCCTAACATTCCGTGGTTGTGTCAGGTATTTGAGTGAAAAAAAGCAGGTTTTCGCAGAGGTTGGAGGTTGATGTGTTATGTTATGTGACTTCGGTCAATCGATAATCGAGGGCAGACCCTTGAGACCAATGCGGGAAGGGAGCTGTCCTCGTTGACGAAGTACATGGAAATCATTCATATCCGATTATCCGAGGAAATTCGAGAGCAGGAGCGTCGCGGGGCGGCGGAGCGCATGAAAGAAGAGGCGTACGAAACGCCGATTCAAACCAAAGCGCTGTTGAACGTGGAGAAGAAGGATCAGATCGCCGCCGCTTCGCTCGTCAATGAGGGCGATGTCATCTATATCGATTCCGGGACGACGGTTTATGAGAGTCGCTCGCCTCCATTGCAGGATCTTTGACGGAATCGCAATTGGACAATATGTTTTTCGATAAAGCGTTCCTAGGAGCCAGCGGCCGAAATGAACGGCGCCGCTGCCGCCACAAAGGTAGAATACCGTAAAAAATGCACCGCATTTGTCATCGAAACACGTCGGGCTCGTTCCTTATAATGATGTGGGATTTATTATAGGGAGGGAACGACATGTCTAAAACATACCGCATCGGAATCATCGGCTGCGGCGGCATCGCGAACGGCAAGCATATGCCGGCGCTGAAAAACCAGCCGAACGCCGCGATGGTCGCCTTCTGCGATATCGACGAGCAGCGCGCGCGGGAAGCCGCCGAGAAATTCGGCGCGCCGGAAGCCAAGGTGTATACGGATTATAAGGAGCTGCTCTCCGACGCAACGCTCGACATCGTGCACGTGTGCACGCCGAACGATTCGCATGCCGACATCTCCATCGCCGCGCTCGAAGCGGGCAAGCATGTCATGTGCGAGAAGCCGATGGCGAAGACGGCGGCCGACGCGCGCCGAATGGTCGAAGCGGCGAAGCGGACGGGCAAGAAGCTGACGATCGGCTACCAAAACCGGTTCCGCGCCGACTCGCAATACTTGAAGCGGGTGTGCGACGCCGGCGAGCTGGGCGATATTTATTACGCCAAAGCGCACGCGATCCGCCGCCGCGCCGTGCCGACGTGGGGCGTGTTCTTGGACGAGGAGAAGCAGGGCGGAGGGCCGCTCATCGATATCGGCACCCATGCGCTCGATTTGACGCTCTGGATGATGAACAACTATAAGCCGAAGGCGGTGCTCGGGACCGCGTTCCATAAGCTGTCGCAGCGGGAAGGCGCCGCCAACGCATGGGGTTCTTGGGATCCG
This genomic window contains:
- a CDS encoding nucleoside hydrolase; the encoded protein is MNVKMVLDVDTGIDDALAIAYALASPEIELLGITVSYGMAPVHCTFRNTKFIVDLFRGNTPVYMGADRPLQRSPQYFADFHGQDGLGDTLGGAAAADVSPESAVDFIIRQARLHKRNLTLVTTGPLTNLAQAIAKDPAIIGMIGNVVIMGGAVLSPGNVSKFAEANMYVDPEAADLVFASALPITLVSLDVTRKALLTEEDLLRWRNIGTKASTLFGEFTDFYIKSYKRFHPYMNGCALHDPLAVGVAKAPSLVGTVPMFLKVDLEPDALGRTTEDLSRTSPAEPTARICVQVDAERFRNDFFRWIEKLLEIG
- a CDS encoding Gfo/Idh/MocA family oxidoreductase — protein: MSKTYRIGIIGCGGIANGKHMPALKNQPNAAMVAFCDIDEQRAREAAEKFGAPEAKVYTDYKELLSDATLDIVHVCTPNDSHADISIAALEAGKHVMCEKPMAKTAADARRMVEAAKRTGKKLTIGYQNRFRADSQYLKRVCDAGELGDIYYAKAHAIRRRAVPTWGVFLDEEKQGGGPLIDIGTHALDLTLWMMNNYKPKAVLGTAFHKLSQREGAANAWGSWDPKKFTVEDSAMAMITMQNGATIMLESSWAINLVRTGEAKTTLCGTEGGADMDDGLRINGEKYGKLFTNRIELDARGVDFYDGSKEDPADLEMKLWLAAIENDTDPVVTPEQACVVSEILEAVYESSRTGKAVYFE